One window of Flavobacterium dauae genomic DNA carries:
- a CDS encoding Fur family transcriptional regulator, whose amino-acid sequence MKKNIEQKLLSKNTNPTSMRILVYDFLEQQQTAMSLSEIESHFYKADRVTIYRTLKTFEEKGIVHSIQENTTVKYILCHDGCDENTHKDWHLHFYCKICKQTTCKEDFIIPQNGSQNYRIDELKLFGKGICENCLKESLQ is encoded by the coding sequence ATGAAAAAAAACATTGAACAGAAGCTGTTGTCAAAGAACACCAATCCGACCAGTATGCGGATATTGGTTTATGATTTCTTGGAGCAACAGCAAACAGCAATGTCCCTATCTGAAATCGAGAGCCATTTTTATAAAGCAGACAGGGTTACGATTTACAGGACTTTGAAAACTTTTGAAGAAAAAGGCATTGTACACAGTATTCAGGAGAACACTACGGTCAAGTATATTCTGTGCCACGATGGGTGTGATGAAAATACACACAAGGATTGGCACTTACATTTCTATTGTAAGATTTGTAAGCAGACAACCTGTAAGGAGGATTTTATAATACCGCAGAATGGAAGTCAGAATTACCGTATCGACGAACTAAAATTATTTGGTAAGGGAATTTGTGAAAACTGTTTAAAGGAGAGTTTGCAATAG
- a CDS encoding efflux RND transporter periplasmic adaptor subunit — protein MKRIINNIVFSVLVLVAFFAFNACTNNHKEGDGHNHGTEAETTTDEHEEEEENVAVLTDEQMKAVGIEIGSIEQKQLSATLKANGALRVPNSNKANATSLFGGVIKSLNVEIGDFVRKGQVIATISNPQFIQLQEEYLSINSRIEFAEQELVRQRELNDGNVGAKKNLQSATTELNTLRTRKSSLNQQIQMMGINPASLSNSSLKSSLVVTSPISGTISNVFAKIGSYVDVSSPIAEIIENTALHLDLQVYEKDIPLIKIGQKIDFVVTNNPNKTYSAEVYSIGSSFSGESKTIAVHSKITGDKAGLIDGMSITGMVSLDDVLSTAVPNDAIVNADGKYYIFLVKEQEEEPHEHKEGEAHDHDEEEAHDHGSEKGTRFVRMEVIKGASLLGYTAITPVSEIPHGTHIVVKSAFFVNAKMDDSGEHAHAH, from the coding sequence ATGAAACGTATCATAAATAATATAGTTTTTAGCGTTCTTGTCCTCGTAGCATTCTTTGCTTTCAACGCCTGTACAAATAATCATAAAGAGGGCGATGGGCATAATCACGGAACGGAAGCAGAAACAACAACGGACGAACACGAAGAAGAAGAAGAAAATGTTGCAGTGCTGACCGATGAGCAGATGAAAGCGGTGGGTATTGAAATCGGTTCAATTGAACAGAAGCAATTATCCGCAACATTGAAAGCCAATGGAGCATTAAGAGTTCCCAACAGCAACAAGGCGAATGCAACCTCGTTGTTTGGTGGTGTTATCAAATCCCTTAATGTGGAGATAGGCGATTTCGTAAGGAAAGGTCAGGTTATCGCTACTATTTCCAATCCGCAATTCATACAATTGCAGGAAGAATACCTAAGCATCAATAGCCGGATAGAGTTTGCCGAACAGGAACTTGTAAGACAAAGAGAGCTGAACGACGGAAATGTCGGAGCAAAGAAAAACCTGCAAAGTGCCACTACTGAACTGAACACGTTGAGAACACGGAAGTCTTCTTTGAACCAGCAAATTCAAATGATGGGGATTAATCCGGCTTCCTTGTCAAATTCGAGCCTTAAATCCTCATTGGTCGTTACAAGTCCGATAAGCGGTACTATCAGCAATGTTTTTGCCAAAATCGGAAGCTATGTAGATGTGTCATCGCCTATTGCTGAAATCATAGAAAACACAGCCCTGCACTTGGACTTACAGGTGTATGAAAAGGATATTCCTTTAATCAAAATAGGTCAGAAAATAGATTTTGTCGTAACCAACAATCCCAATAAGACTTATTCTGCCGAAGTTTATAGTATCGGCTCATCCTTTAGCGGAGAGAGTAAAACTATTGCTGTTCACAGCAAGATTACAGGAGATAAAGCAGGGTTGATTGACGGAATGAGTATAACCGGAATGGTAAGTTTAGATGATGTATTAAGTACGGCTGTACCCAACGATGCTATTGTCAATGCAGACGGAAAGTATTACATCTTTTTGGTCAAGGAGCAGGAAGAAGAACCCCACGAGCATAAAGAGGGAGAAGCTCACGACCACGATGAAGAGGAGGCTCACGACCACGGTTCTGAAAAGGGAACTCGATTTGTAAGAATGGAAGTCATTAAAGGTGCTTCTCTATTAGGTTATACGGCAATTACACCTGTAAGTGAAATTCCTCACGGAACGCATATCGTGGTAAAAAGTGCATTTTTTGTGAATGCAAAAATGGATGATTCGGGAGAACACGCCCACGCTCACTAA
- a CDS encoding CusA/CzcA family heavy metal efflux RND transporter, with protein MLNSIIKFSIKNKFIIGLMTLFLIIWGVWSAKQIPIDAQPDITNNQVQIITLSPTLAGQEVEQLVTFPVEQSIVNLPKVEEIRSVSRFGLSVVTVVFQDNVDIYFARQLVSQQLKEAQDQIPDGIGTPELAPVSTGLGEVYQYILHPKEGSEDKYSAMDLRTMQDWIVARQLYGTPGIAEVNSFGGLLKQYEVSIDPNRIKAMDVSISDIFTALENNNQNTGGAYIDKKPNAYFIRGIGLVTSLEDVGNIVVKNTGSVPVFIKDVAEVQFGHATRYGALTYNGEVDAVGGIVMMLKGENTSEVVKSIKEKIPVIQQSLPEDVVIEPFLDRMDLVDRAISTVQKNLIEGALIVIFVLILFLGNFRAGLIVASAIPLSMLFALGMMRLFGVSANLMSMGAIDFGLVIDGSLIVVEATMHHLGLRKSTQRLTQAEMDEEVYESARKIRTSAAFGEVIILIVYIPILTLVGIEGKMFTPMAQTVSFAILGALILSFTYIPMMSALCLSKKPITKKNFSDKMMDYLQGVYKPLLEKAIRMKYVVIAVAVGLFTISIFFFSRMGGEFLPKLGEGDFAFHCILPQGTSLSQSLETSMQASRIIKEFDEVRMVVGKTGAAEVPTDPMPPEATDLMIILKPQDEWKTKKSYDELSNEMMEKLEVIPGVFFEANQPIQMRFNELMTGIRQDVAVKIFGEDLDSLLVYANKANAIIQTVEGATAPQVERVAGLPQINIEYDRTRIANYGLNVQEINDIVSTAFAGKSAGVIYENERRFDLVVRLDEAHRSSIEDVSNLFIPLPNGDQIPLSQVANIDYKLGPAQISREGGKRRIYVGFNVQGRDVASVVNEIQDKLAEQIKLPTGYYFTYGGQFENLQKATDRLLIAVPIALLLIFILLYFTFHSFKEAVLVYTAIPMSAIGGVFALLLRDMPFSISAGVGFIALFGVAVLNGIVLIATFNRLEKEGWNEIIPRIIEGAKTRLRPVLMTASVASLGFLPMALSTSAGAEVQKPLATVVIGGLISATALTLFVLPLLYLVFMRNQKPPKNSKTKAIAPVLLLFVFLGFSQNGKAQTPMSVDRAIEVAVETNPQLRSKNMDIQSAQSLSKTAYELPKTDVNFQYGNNEGFEYNDGFQISQTIPFPTLFGAKKNLVKEQVKGQQWAKALTENELKKQVRTYYYQLEYLEHNASVLKYLDSIYVDFIRVAELRYKTGDIGKLDVNTATTKKGEISLLYQQNEVLRQNAYQSLKNLMQTQEDFLIEPQPDYTPLLLSSFIDSSAVANHPSIQLLYQEAKIAEQNKKLERANSLPDFTFGYNNISLIGMHSKNGVEQFYGRGQRFSFVDVGITIPIFTTTKAKIRSLDYKKQSLELNAQWQEQQLKTELANALKQYEQYVAQFTYFKEQALPNADEIINAAKLGYSTGDISYVEYLFALQTTADIQLNYLNSIQQINEAVTLIHSLISK; from the coding sequence GTGTTAAATAGTATTATAAAATTCTCTATAAAGAATAAGTTCATTATAGGATTGATGACCTTGTTTCTCATCATTTGGGGGGTATGGAGTGCCAAGCAAATCCCCATTGATGCCCAACCTGACATTACAAACAATCAGGTTCAGATTATTACCCTGTCGCCTACATTGGCAGGACAAGAAGTAGAACAATTAGTAACATTTCCCGTAGAGCAAAGTATCGTTAATCTTCCAAAAGTAGAAGAGATAAGAAGTGTTTCAAGATTTGGATTATCTGTTGTAACCGTTGTCTTTCAAGATAATGTCGATATTTATTTTGCACGACAGTTAGTAAGCCAACAGCTGAAAGAAGCACAAGACCAGATACCTGACGGGATTGGAACACCTGAACTTGCTCCTGTCAGTACAGGTCTTGGCGAAGTGTACCAATATATTCTTCATCCCAAAGAAGGCAGTGAAGACAAATATTCCGCAATGGATTTGCGGACAATGCAGGACTGGATTGTTGCCAGACAACTTTACGGTACTCCGGGAATTGCAGAAGTCAATAGTTTCGGTGGTTTGCTTAAACAGTACGAAGTTTCTATCGACCCAAACCGCATCAAGGCAATGGACGTTAGTATTTCCGATATTTTTACCGCCCTCGAAAACAACAACCAAAATACCGGAGGTGCATATATCGATAAGAAGCCCAATGCTTACTTTATTCGCGGGATTGGTCTGGTTACTTCATTGGAAGATGTAGGAAATATCGTCGTTAAAAATACAGGTAGCGTTCCGGTATTTATCAAAGATGTGGCAGAAGTACAATTTGGTCACGCAACCCGGTACGGAGCATTGACCTATAATGGCGAAGTAGATGCTGTGGGTGGGATTGTAATGATGTTGAAGGGAGAAAACACCTCTGAAGTTGTAAAAAGTATCAAAGAAAAAATACCGGTTATCCAACAATCTCTACCCGAAGACGTGGTCATAGAACCATTTTTAGACAGAATGGATTTGGTTGATAGAGCGATAAGTACGGTTCAAAAGAACCTCATTGAGGGCGCACTGATTGTTATTTTTGTATTAATTCTATTCCTGGGGAATTTCAGAGCAGGACTGATTGTAGCCTCAGCCATACCGCTATCTATGCTTTTTGCGTTGGGAATGATGCGGCTGTTTGGTGTAAGTGCCAACCTGATGAGTATGGGGGCTATTGATTTCGGATTGGTAATAGATGGTTCCCTGATTGTTGTTGAAGCGACAATGCATCATTTGGGCTTGCGGAAATCCACACAAAGACTTACGCAGGCAGAAATGGATGAAGAGGTATATGAATCTGCACGGAAAATTCGTACGAGTGCCGCATTTGGCGAAGTTATCATCCTCATTGTCTATATCCCTATCCTTACTTTGGTGGGTATAGAGGGTAAAATGTTTACGCCAATGGCACAGACTGTAAGTTTTGCCATTTTGGGAGCATTGATTTTGTCCTTTACCTATATCCCGATGATGAGTGCTTTGTGTTTGTCTAAAAAGCCGATTACCAAAAAGAATTTTTCAGACAAAATGATGGACTATCTTCAAGGGGTTTATAAACCATTGTTAGAAAAAGCCATTCGGATGAAATATGTGGTTATTGCGGTTGCCGTTGGGCTGTTTACCATAAGTATATTCTTTTTTTCACGGATGGGCGGAGAGTTCCTGCCAAAATTGGGCGAGGGCGATTTTGCTTTCCACTGTATCCTGCCACAAGGAACATCGTTAAGCCAAAGTCTGGAAACCTCTATGCAGGCATCAAGGATAATCAAGGAATTTGACGAAGTGAGAATGGTCGTAGGCAAGACTGGTGCTGCCGAAGTACCGACAGACCCGATGCCTCCCGAAGCCACTGACCTGATGATTATCCTAAAACCGCAGGACGAATGGAAAACAAAAAAATCCTATGACGAGCTTTCCAATGAAATGATGGAGAAACTTGAAGTTATTCCCGGTGTATTCTTTGAAGCCAATCAGCCGATACAGATGCGGTTTAATGAACTGATGACAGGTATCAGGCAGGATGTAGCCGTTAAGATATTCGGAGAAGACCTCGACAGTTTGTTGGTTTATGCCAATAAAGCGAATGCTATTATTCAAACAGTAGAAGGTGCGACTGCTCCGCAGGTAGAACGGGTAGCAGGTCTTCCCCAAATCAATATCGAATATGACCGTACCCGAATAGCCAATTACGGCTTGAATGTACAGGAAATAAACGATATTGTCAGCACTGCGTTCGCAGGTAAATCAGCAGGTGTGATTTATGAAAACGAACGAAGATTTGATTTGGTGGTACGGCTTGATGAAGCCCACCGCAGTTCCATTGAGGATGTGAGCAATCTGTTTATCCCACTACCAAACGGCGACCAAATACCGCTTTCACAGGTTGCAAACATTGATTACAAATTAGGGCCCGCACAAATCAGCCGTGAAGGCGGTAAACGCAGGATATATGTCGGCTTCAACGTACAGGGGCGGGATGTAGCCAGCGTTGTCAATGAAATTCAGGATAAATTGGCTGAACAGATTAAGCTACCGACAGGTTATTATTTTACTTATGGTGGTCAGTTTGAGAACCTCCAAAAAGCTACCGACAGATTGCTGATTGCTGTACCTATCGCATTGCTTTTGATTTTTATCCTGTTGTATTTCACATTCCATTCGTTTAAGGAAGCCGTTTTGGTATATACAGCTATCCCGATGAGTGCCATTGGAGGCGTATTTGCCCTGTTATTGCGGGATATGCCATTCAGCATATCAGCAGGTGTCGGATTTATCGCCCTGTTTGGTGTTGCTGTTCTGAATGGGATTGTACTGATTGCCACGTTCAATAGACTGGAAAAAGAGGGTTGGAACGAGATTATTCCGAGAATTATCGAGGGAGCTAAAACAAGGCTTAGACCTGTATTGATGACGGCATCTGTGGCAAGTTTAGGTTTTTTACCAATGGCGTTGAGTACAAGTGCAGGTGCAGAAGTACAAAAACCGTTGGCAACCGTGGTTATCGGTGGACTGATTTCGGCAACTGCCCTGACATTGTTCGTCCTGCCATTGCTGTACCTCGTATTTATGAGAAACCAAAAACCTCCGAAAAATAGTAAAACGAAAGCCATAGCACCCGTGCTGTTGCTGTTTGTGTTCTTGGGTTTTTCTCAAAACGGTAAGGCACAAACTCCGATGAGTGTAGATAGAGCTATTGAAGTAGCTGTGGAGACCAACCCTCAGCTACGTTCCAAAAATATGGATATTCAATCTGCCCAAAGCCTTAGCAAGACGGCGTATGAACTACCGAAGACCGATGTAAACTTCCAATACGGGAATAATGAGGGATTTGAATATAATGACGGTTTCCAAATTTCACAGACCATTCCCTTTCCGACACTCTTTGGGGCAAAGAAAAATCTTGTCAAAGAGCAGGTAAAAGGTCAGCAGTGGGCGAAGGCTCTGACAGAAAACGAACTGAAAAAACAGGTAAGAACCTATTATTATCAGTTGGAATATTTGGAGCATAATGCTTCGGTTTTAAAGTATCTTGATAGTATTTATGTAGACTTTATCCGTGTTGCGGAACTCCGGTATAAAACGGGAGATATAGGTAAATTAGACGTTAATACTGCAACTACCAAGAAAGGGGAAATAAGTCTTTTGTATCAACAGAACGAGGTTTTAAGGCAGAACGCCTATCAAAGCCTTAAAAATCTGATGCAGACACAGGAAGATTTCTTAATAGAACCTCAACCGGATTATACACCATTGCTGTTAAGTTCTTTCATTGACAGTTCGGCTGTTGCAAATCATCCGAGCATCCAGCTATTGTACCAAGAGGCGAAAATTGCCGAACAGAACAAGAAATTGGAACGGGCAAACAGCCTGCCTGATTTTACGTTCGGCTATAATAACATATCGCTGATAGGAATGCACAGTAAAAATGGTGTAGAGCAATTTTATGGCAGAGGACAGCGGTTTAGTTTTGTTGATGTAGGTATTACAATCCCCATTTTTACAACCACCAAAGCAAAAATTCGCTCGCTTGATTACAAGAAACAATCATTGGAATTAAATGCGCAATGGCAGGAACAACAGCTTAAAACGGAATTGGCAAACGCCTTGAAACAATACGAACAATATGTAGCGCAGTTTACCTATTTCAAGGAGCAGGCACTTCCCAATGCTGATGAGATTATCAATGCTGCAAAGCTGGGGTACAGTACCGGAGATATTTCTTATGTGGAGTACCTATTTGCCTTGCAGACAACAGCAGACATTCAGCTTAATTATTTAAATAGCATTCAGCAAATCAATGAGGCTGTAACGCTTATCCATTCATTAATCAGTAAATAA
- a CDS encoding DUF6660 family protein: MQCHCITFLLTLQKNMKVFYSILAIYMMTVFLMPCTDMYEKDNFQNHNHSEELTHQGSHDHQETTDMCSPFCLCGCCGIVSGIVLQWNVYSLVKAKTFDLSKPKVYYKCTFISHYLGGIWQPPKINA, translated from the coding sequence ATGCAATGCCATTGCATTACTTTTTTACTAACTTTGCAAAAGAATATGAAAGTCTTTTACTCCATATTGGCAATTTATATGATGACGGTATTTTTAATGCCGTGTACCGATATGTATGAAAAGGACAACTTTCAAAACCATAACCATTCGGAAGAATTAACCCATCAAGGAAGCCACGACCATCAGGAAACAACTGATATGTGCAGTCCATTTTGTTTATGCGGTTGTTGTGGAATAGTTTCAGGTATAGTGCTTCAATGGAATGTATACAGCTTAGTTAAGGCGAAGACTTTTGACCTTTCTAAGCCTAAAGTTTATTATAAATGTACCTTTATATCCCACTATCTGGGGGGAATTTGGCAACCGCCAAAGATTAATGCATAA